The sequence ATACAATGAACCAGATCTGGGAGAACGATATGCAGATAAAGTGAAAGAGGCCGTGGATAAGATAAAAAACAAGGGTGAAAAGTTGTCTGCTTTCATTAGTGAGTCAATGATCAGCAGCGGTGGAATTTTTATTCCACCTGAAAATTATCTCTCCACCGTTTACGAAACTGTCCGGGGAGCCGGCGGCGTCTGTATCGCCGATGAGGTGGTGGTGGGGTTCGGGCGAGTGGGCAGTCATTTCTGGGGATTTGAGGCTCAGTCCGTTGTCCCGGATATTGTAACCCTGGGCAAACCTATGGGCAACGGCCACCCCATCGCTGCAGTGGTAACCACCCCAAAAATTGCCGCCTCCTTTAATACAGGTATGGAATATTTTAACACTTACGGCGGCAATCCTGTCTCCTGTGCTGCCGCACTGGCTGTCCTGGATGTGATGCAGGAGGAAAAACTTCAGGAGAATGCTGCTAAAGTTGGGAAATTCCTTTTGGACCAGCTAACAGCCCTCCAGAAAGAACATCCCGTCATTGGCGACGTCCGAGGAAGTGGGCTTTTTATCGGTATGGAACTGGTGAAGGGCCGCGATTCCTTGGAACCGGCGCCAGAGCACGCAAACTACCTAGTTGAACGAATGAAGGAACGTGGAATTCTTATTTCAACTGATGGCACTAGAAATAATGTATTGAAAATCAGGCCGCCCATGGTTTTCACCCAAAGCAACGGGGAATCACTGGTAAACACTTTGAAAGAGATTTTACATGAAAGTTTTTTCATGACTGGTATCAATAATTCATCCTGAAGGTTGCTTTTGCGTTTACTCTATCTTCCCCGTGGTGTAACTTTATTATGTACTGAGACTCTTTTTTGGACTTTATAAGATAGAAAATTGACGGAGGTAATCATGAGTCAACCTTTCTCTCTCCCTGAACTCCCCTATGGCGAAGATGCCCTTGAACCCACAATATCATCGCAAACGGTAGGGCTTCATTACGGCAAACATCATGCAGCTTATTTCAATATGCTTAACACCCTTTCGGAAGGGACGGATTTTGCCGATATGGCCCTTGAGGATGTGGTTACGGGTAGTTTTGGAAACGCCGATACCCAAAAGATTTTCAACAATGCCGGTCAGGCGTGGAACCATATTCTTTACTGGAACCAAATGCAGCCAGGCGGTTCTAGGACTCCCTCCGGGCGTCTCGCTTCAATGATGGACGAAGCTTTCGGTGGACTGGATTCATTCAAGGAACAATTCACCACGGCGGCCGTCGGCGTCTTCGGCAGCGGCTGGTGCTGGCTCCTTGAGGAAGAAGGCGACCTTACCATTATGGGAACTCCCAATGCTGAAAATCCCTTGGCCCGCGGCAAGCACGCCCTCATGGGCGTTGATGTCTGGGAGCACGCCTATTACCTGGATTACAAAAATGTAAGACCAGATCACGTCCGTGCCGTTTTGGATAATCTAATCAACTGGGATTTTGTTGCCGACAGAATGAGCTGAAGGCAACTTAAGTTAGCCTTAGCAACCCTCGGGGTTTTCCTCGAGGGTTTTTTGTTTGTGGGATAATTCCACGCAATGTAGCCATCCAGCACATATAAAATAGAAACACTTCAGTCGGGCTCATAACTCGAAGGTTAGTGTTTTTTTATCCCCCCGTACCCTCATGTCCGATAGTGGCGTAGGGGTATATATTAATGCCCAAGAAGTCAGGGTAATGATTTCATTTCAACTTCGCTTCACGCTTCAAATGATTTTATAATGAACTAAATAATTAGAGTACTTCCGGCACGTAATTGTAAATAGACCGCGATGGCCGGTCTCTGTTTTTTTGCTGAACACGCTCTGGAAGTTTGACCTCGGGCCGTTCTACCTCATCGTAATCAACCTTGTGCAATAGATGACTGATGCAGTTGACCCGGGCCTTCTTCTTGTTGTCTGACTCAACAACGTACCATGGAGAGAATTGCGTATCCGTGTGTTCGAACATATTGTCCTTGGCTTGAGAATAATCGTCCCATCTGTTAACGGATTCCAGATCCATGGGGCTCAGTTTCCAACCTTTGGTGGGGTCCTCTGCCCGGCCCTTGAAGCGTTTCATCTGCTCTTTAGCACTGACTGAAAACCAGTACTTGATTAACTGAATACCGGAACTGATAATCATCCGCTCAAATTCGGGACAAGTTTGCAAAAAATTGATGTACTCTTTTTCAGTGCAAAAACCCATGACATGCTCTACCCCGGAACGGTTATACCAGCTTCGGTCAAAAATGACAATCTCACCACCGGCTGGCAGGTAAGGGATATAACGCTGAAAATACCACTGGGTTTTTTCCCTTTCCGTGGGTTCTGCAAGAGCTATGATCTTACAATATCTGGGATTCAAATTTTCTGTGACCCTCTTTATGGTACCCCCTTTTCCTGCGGCGTCTCTCCCTTCAAAAACAACCGCAATCTTTGCTCCACTATGTATAACCCATTCCTGCATATTGACCAACTTGATCTGTAATTCGCCAAGCATTTTATCATACTTTTCGTTGAATTCTTTTTTACTGCTCATAGCACACAAAAAATATCTTTTATCTCAATTAAACAAATTGTAGCCACGATATGGCTACCAAGCAAGATTTACAATGACAGAAATGATTGGAGTCTCGTTTTTACCACGTAGAAGACACCATAAAAGTTTAATTAATTGATTTTTTCCTTTAAGGACCAATTAGCAAGCAGTACTGTTCTAGGATCAATGACCACCCTACTAGGTTTTAATTCCGCAGGAATGGAATATGAGGATTTCTTTTTGGTTAGGTTCCTTTGTTCAACATTCGGCGCAACTTTTCCCTCTTCATAAATCCCGAATTCGATAGGAAAAGAAAATAAATATCCATCATCCTGAACTTGTTGGATATCAATGATAATTTCTTTTTTCTTCTCGTCAAATTTCCATGAACCATCAAGAACAATGTGCCCCCCCTTGTAAAGCCATTGACTAAAGAACTGGTCCAGATCCAAGCCTGATACTTTTTCCATTTCATGTTTAAAATCATCGGTAGATGCGTGGGAGTTCATATATCGTAAATAATAGTTTTTGATCCCCTCCTGAAATTTTTCATCTCCTACCAGATTCCTCAACATGTGAAGAATCCATGCACCTTTTTGATAGGTTTGACCGGTAGTAACTTGACTCATATCAGAAAGATTGTCATGAACAATTCGATAGTTCTTATGATCTTCATAATAATCGAATACCCGTTCCCTGGAAGGAATCAATCCGGAGACGAAATCCTCCCGTCCATAAGCATGTTCCCGAAACAACAAAGTAAAGTAGGTGGCAAACCCTTCGCTCAACCAAACATCATCCCAATCATATTCGGTTACAGCATTTCCGAACCATTGATGGGCAACCTCATGGATAATGACATTTCTCCAGCGGGTCGTCCGTTTCCCAGTAACGGATTTGTCACCATAGAAAATGGCTGTCGCTGATTCCATGCCACCCCCTACACTATTGGATTGAATATTGGCAAGCTTTTCATAGGAGAAAGGACCTACATAATCAGAAAAAAATTGCAGGGCATGTTTAGTAGGAACGGCAAAATCATAGAATCCTGCCTCCCTATCTTGTTTATAAACCCAAGTTTGAATGGATTTTCCCTCAAACGTATCAACATATTGAATTGCGAATTCGGCTACGCCTAATACATATAGCCAACAAGATATAGGTACGGACTGTCTCCAGTGAGTTCTTTTTAGATCGTTTTCAAGATTACTTTCCTCAATAAGAAGGCCATTTGATATTATCTGGTAATGATTTGGTGCAATTACAATCATTTCTGAAGTGGCCTTTTCATAGGGGTGATCCACGGTTGGCAACCAATGCCTGGCTCTGTTTGGCCAGTTATCACTGAAGAAGGTGCGATCACCGTATTTATTTGGAGCAATTTTTAAACCAGAAGCGGGCACCCCATGATAATCTATAGTTAGAGATATTTCATGGTTTACTCTTGATGGTTGATCTAGAGCAATAGTCAATACGTTCCCCCGATGAAGATATTTTAGAGTGCGGTCATTCCAACTGATTCCCGATACCTCCATGCCCTTGCCCTCAAGGCTATCATCTTTATTAATTAGGTCAAGGCGTATCTCCTTAATGCCTTTAACCTTAAAAATGATATTGATGGTTGCACTTCCCCGGATAATATCTTCATCATCGGAAAGGTTTAGTTCAAAACGGTAATGCAGTATATCAATGTCAGGATTT comes from Candidatus Neomarinimicrobiota bacterium and encodes:
- a CDS encoding superoxide dismutase, whose protein sequence is MSQPFSLPELPYGEDALEPTISSQTVGLHYGKHHAAYFNMLNTLSEGTDFADMALEDVVTGSFGNADTQKIFNNAGQAWNHILYWNQMQPGGSRTPSGRLASMMDEAFGGLDSFKEQFTTAAVGVFGSGWCWLLEEEGDLTIMGTPNAENPLARGKHALMGVDVWEHAYYLDYKNVRPDHVRAVLDNLINWDFVADRMS
- the ppk2 gene encoding polyphosphate kinase 2; the protein is MSSKKEFNEKYDKMLGELQIKLVNMQEWVIHSGAKIAVVFEGRDAAGKGGTIKRVTENLNPRYCKIIALAEPTEREKTQWYFQRYIPYLPAGGEIVIFDRSWYNRSGVEHVMGFCTEKEYINFLQTCPEFERMIISSGIQLIKYWFSVSAKEQMKRFKGRAEDPTKGWKLSPMDLESVNRWDDYSQAKDNMFEHTDTQFSPWYVVESDNKKKARVNCISHLLHKVDYDEVERPEVKLPERVQQKNRDRPSRSIYNYVPEVL
- a CDS encoding M1 family peptidase, with the protein product MMKKLLFLFFGFFLFVVQLHADDYPKNPDIDILHYRFELNLSDDEDIIRGSATINIIFKVKGIKEIRLDLINKDDSLEGKGMEVSGISWNDRTLKYLHRGNVLTIALDQPSRVNHEISLTIDYHGVPASGLKIAPNKYGDRTFFSDNWPNRARHWLPTVDHPYEKATSEMIVIAPNHYQIISNGLLIEESNLENDLKRTHWRQSVPISCWLYVLGVAEFAIQYVDTFEGKSIQTWVYKQDREAGFYDFAVPTKHALQFFSDYVGPFSYEKLANIQSNSVGGGMESATAIFYGDKSVTGKRTTRWRNVIIHEVAHQWFGNAVTEYDWDDVWLSEGFATYFTLLFREHAYGREDFVSGLIPSRERVFDYYEDHKNYRIVHDNLSDMSQVTTGQTYQKGAWILHMLRNLVGDEKFQEGIKNYYLRYMNSHASTDDFKHEMEKVSGLDLDQFFSQWLYKGGHIVLDGSWKFDEKKKEIIIDIQQVQDDGYLFSFPIEFGIYEEGKVAPNVEQRNLTKKKSSYSIPAELKPSRVVIDPRTVLLANWSLKEKIN